In a genomic window of Pelecanus crispus isolate bPelCri1 chromosome 1, bPelCri1.pri, whole genome shotgun sequence:
- the EPCIP gene encoding exosomal polycystin-1-interacting protein encodes MKPTAFSAFSFWLALILAGFLGIHITGSFVRSQKNHTLIFTKENTIRNCSCSVDIRDCDYCLANLMCNCKTVLPSTMEKTTYTNHLTIWFTDTSVLEMLLNFTRVWDLKLSFCGTTPLPTEYLAIWGLRKLQVNKIKARFPEQSVTIYSSSNDEKEDSLAVHNKDRQMLVYISFLDTSLFNGYSLLKSYSVENVSSIMEHFPSLLYSDVFSTSDNKSYVVTFIY; translated from the coding sequence ATGAAGCCAACagccttctctgctttctccttttggCTGGCTCTCATTTTGGCAGGCTTCCTTGGCATACACATCACTGGCAGTTTTGTGAGAAGTCAGAAGAACCATACGCTAATTTTCACCAAGGAAAACACAATTCGCAACTGCAGCTGCTCAGTGGATATCCGTGATTGTGATTACTGCCTGGCAAACTTGATGTGCAATTGCAAAACGGTGCTGCCTTCTACCATGGAAAAAACTACCTACACTAACCACCTGACCATTTGGTTCACAGACACCTCTGTGCTGGAGATGCTCCTCAACTTCACAAGGGTGTGGGATTTGAAGCTCTCCTTCTGTGGCACCACTCCTCTCCCAACAGAATACTTGGCCATTTGGGGACTTCGAAAGCTCCAGGTAAACAAGATCAAGGCACGATTTCCAGAGCAGAGTGTAACCatctacagcagcagcaacgATGAAAAAGAAGACTCGCTTGCAGTGCACAACAAAGACAGGCAAATGCttgtatatatttcttttctggatACCTCACTTTTCAATGGATATTCTTTGCTGAAGTCATACAGTGTGGAAAACGTCTCTAGTATCATGGAGCACTTTCCCAGCCTGCTGTACTCTGATGTTTTCTCAACCTCAGATAACAAGAGCTATGTTGTAACATTCATTTACTGA